A window from Streptomyces sp. NBC_00299 encodes these proteins:
- a CDS encoding helix-turn-helix transcriptional regulator — MAIAKAERLMNLALCLLGTRRPLSKRELRESIEAYLEAGSDDSFNRMFERDKDDLRELGLVIETVENLDGEVGYLARRDSNRLPPITLDAEEAAALGLAAKVWQQVRLAGAASGALQKLRAAGLPEDVDPYEAHGALEPRIPVHEAAFEPLMLACRDRRPVVFDYRKATAARPEPRHVEPWALECWRGHWYLAGWDRDRGAERVFRLSRITGKVRSRGSRFTAPVPDVVTVRETVMSWAGETADRSARIRLRTDAGYPLRAKATSVRELGDGWDELEIPYGHGLDAWLVEFGPDVVVLEPAELRADVVDRLRAVAKG; from the coding sequence ATGAACCTGGCGCTGTGTCTGCTCGGGACGCGGCGGCCGCTGAGCAAGCGTGAGCTGCGTGAGTCCATCGAGGCCTACCTCGAAGCCGGCTCCGACGACTCCTTCAACCGGATGTTCGAGCGCGACAAGGACGATCTGCGCGAGCTCGGCCTGGTCATCGAGACCGTGGAGAACCTCGACGGCGAGGTCGGCTATCTCGCCCGCCGTGACAGCAACCGTCTTCCGCCCATCACCCTCGACGCCGAGGAGGCCGCTGCCCTGGGCCTGGCCGCCAAGGTGTGGCAGCAGGTCCGGCTCGCGGGTGCGGCCAGCGGCGCTCTGCAGAAGCTGCGCGCGGCCGGGCTGCCGGAGGACGTCGATCCGTACGAGGCGCACGGCGCCCTGGAGCCCCGTATTCCGGTGCACGAGGCCGCATTCGAGCCGCTGATGCTGGCGTGCCGCGACCGCCGCCCGGTCGTCTTCGACTACCGCAAGGCAACCGCCGCCCGCCCCGAACCCCGGCATGTCGAACCGTGGGCGCTGGAGTGCTGGCGCGGCCACTGGTACCTGGCCGGCTGGGACCGGGACCGTGGCGCCGAGCGCGTCTTCCGGCTGTCCCGCATCACGGGCAAGGTGCGCTCGCGCGGCTCGCGGTTCACCGCGCCGGTCCCCGACGTCGTCACCGTCCGGGAGACCGTCATGAGCTGGGCAGGGGAGACCGCCGACCGCTCCGCGCGGATCCGGCTGCGCACGGACGCCGGTTACCCCCTTCGGGCGAAGGCCACCTCGGTCAGGGAACTCGGGGACGGCTGGGACGAGTTGGAGATTCCGTACGGCCACGGGCTGGATGCCTGGCTGGTTGAGTTCGGACCGGACGTGGTGGTCCTGGAGCCCGCGGAGCTGCGGGCCGACGTGGTGGACCGGCTGCGTGCCGTGGCCAAGGGCTGA
- a CDS encoding helix-turn-helix transcriptional regulator: MAGKPVRPVNAIDQTRRMLSLVTYLRERPGARIEDVARAFGISEDELVSDLDVLPMCGTSFRGGDLLDIDTDGERIWWHNPAALAAEAAEPLRLAADEATALLVAARAVSTLPGLRESDRQALLRATAKVEAAAGEAAGASSRLSVTFESEGGVFADVDRAISERRRLWIRYYSPARDEVTEREIDPIRLVSVGHTYVEAWCRRSEARRTFRLDRVAEIRILDEPSAPPEIELRDLSEGLVQPAAEDPEVVIEVGPGGRWVAEYYPHDSADELADGGLRITLRTPDPTSLRRLALRLGRDGRIVSPAALADSARLAAREALAAYDGVEVRGEHGAHRVHDGQ; this comes from the coding sequence GTGGCAGGCAAACCGGTCAGGCCCGTCAACGCCATCGACCAGACCCGGCGGATGCTCTCCCTGGTGACCTATCTCAGGGAGCGTCCCGGCGCCCGCATCGAGGACGTCGCGCGCGCCTTCGGCATCTCCGAGGACGAACTGGTCTCGGACCTCGACGTCCTTCCCATGTGCGGCACCAGCTTCCGTGGCGGTGACCTGCTCGACATCGACACCGACGGCGAGCGCATCTGGTGGCACAACCCCGCCGCCCTGGCGGCAGAAGCGGCCGAGCCGCTGCGGCTCGCCGCCGACGAGGCGACCGCGCTGCTGGTGGCGGCCCGCGCGGTGTCCACGCTGCCCGGACTGCGTGAGAGCGACCGGCAGGCGCTGCTGCGGGCGACCGCCAAGGTGGAGGCCGCGGCCGGGGAGGCGGCCGGCGCCAGCTCTCGGCTGTCCGTGACCTTCGAGTCCGAGGGTGGCGTCTTCGCCGACGTGGACCGCGCGATCTCCGAGCGCCGCCGCCTGTGGATCCGCTACTACTCACCGGCCCGCGACGAGGTCACCGAGCGCGAGATCGACCCGATCCGCCTGGTCAGCGTCGGCCACACCTACGTCGAGGCCTGGTGCCGCCGCTCCGAGGCGCGCCGCACCTTCCGGCTCGACCGGGTCGCCGAGATCAGGATCCTGGACGAGCCGTCCGCGCCGCCCGAGATCGAGCTGCGGGACCTGTCCGAGGGCCTCGTGCAGCCCGCCGCTGAGGACCCGGAGGTCGTGATCGAGGTCGGCCCGGGCGGGCGCTGGGTCGCCGAGTACTACCCGCACGACAGCGCCGATGAGCTTGCCGACGGCGGGCTGCGTATCACTCTGCGCACCCCCGACCCCACGTCGCTGCGGCGCCTCGCACTGCGGCTCGGGCGCGACGGCCGGATCGTCTCACCGGCCGCGCTGGCCGACAGTGCCCGGCTCGCGGCCCGCGAGGCGCTGGCGGCGTACGACGGGGTCGAGGTGCGGGGCGAGCACGGGGCGCACCGGGTTCACGACGGACAGTAG
- the tatA gene encoding Sec-independent protein translocase subunit TatA: MFGRLGAPEIILILVVIILLFGAKKLPDMARSLGKSARILKSEAKAMKDDGSKSAAPADPPNNTSDDQQPPAQRVIQASPGDVTSSRPVNEPTDTTKR, encoded by the coding sequence ATGTTCGGAAGGCTCGGAGCCCCCGAGATCATTCTCATCCTCGTCGTCATCATCCTGCTGTTCGGCGCGAAGAAGCTTCCGGACATGGCGCGCTCGCTCGGCAAGTCCGCGCGCATCCTGAAGAGCGAGGCGAAGGCGATGAAGGACGACGGCAGCAAGTCCGCCGCCCCGGCCGACCCGCCGAACAACACCAGCGACGACCAGCAGCCCCCGGCTCAGCGCGTGATCCAGGCATCTCCCGGCGACGTGACCAGCTCGCGCCCGGTCAACGAGCCCACGGACACGACCAAGCGCTGA
- the tatC gene encoding twin-arginine translocase subunit TatC, with amino-acid sequence MLKSARKEEKDPEGRMPLAEHLRELRNRLAKALLAIVVITIVAAFFYQDIINFFTKPVLESVGCPKSFEELAKTSRDQNPCAQITINGLLAPFTLALKVSLMAGVVLAAPVWLYQLWGFVAPGLHKHERKYAYAFVATGFPLFLAGAFFAYKVLPKTATVLIEFTPFGVDNLLPLDDLLDLVTRMVIVFGLSFELPLLLVMLNFTGAITGKRMLGWWRGMIMGITVFAAIATPSTDPLTMMALAGPIWILYFGAVFVSLLNDRRRRRREAMGPADDEASDLDLTPESIGEVETVSASRALPEQATTERVNGYDDVT; translated from the coding sequence TTGCTGAAGTCTGCCCGCAAAGAGGAGAAGGATCCCGAGGGGCGGATGCCCCTCGCGGAGCACCTTCGTGAGCTCCGCAACCGGCTCGCGAAAGCGCTGCTCGCGATCGTCGTCATCACGATCGTTGCTGCCTTCTTCTATCAGGACATCATCAACTTCTTCACCAAGCCGGTCCTCGAGTCGGTCGGCTGCCCGAAGTCGTTCGAGGAACTGGCCAAGACGTCGCGTGACCAGAACCCGTGCGCGCAGATCACGATCAACGGTCTGCTCGCGCCGTTCACGCTGGCCCTGAAGGTGTCCCTGATGGCCGGCGTCGTGCTGGCCGCACCGGTCTGGTTGTACCAGCTGTGGGGCTTCGTCGCGCCCGGCCTCCACAAGCACGAGCGGAAGTACGCCTACGCGTTCGTCGCCACGGGCTTCCCGCTCTTCCTCGCCGGCGCCTTCTTCGCCTACAAGGTGCTGCCCAAGACCGCCACCGTCCTGATCGAGTTCACGCCGTTCGGCGTCGACAACCTGCTGCCGCTGGACGATCTGCTCGACCTCGTCACGCGCATGGTGATCGTCTTCGGTCTCTCCTTCGAGCTGCCCCTGCTGCTGGTGATGCTCAACTTCACCGGCGCCATCACCGGCAAGCGCATGCTCGGCTGGTGGCGCGGCATGATCATGGGCATCACGGTGTTCGCGGCGATCGCGACCCCGAGCACCGACCCGTTGACGATGATGGCCCTCGCCGGACCGATCTGGATCCTGTACTTCGGCGCCGTCTTCGTCTCCCTGCTCAACGACCGTCGCAGGCGCCGCCGCGAGGCCATGGGCCCCGCCGACGACGAGGCGTCCGACCTCGATCTGACCCCCGAGAGTATCGGCGAGGTCGAGACCGTGTCCGCGAGCCGGGCCCTGCCCGAGCAGGCCACCACCGAGCGGGTCAACGGCTACGACGACGTGACCTGA